A section of the Papaver somniferum cultivar HN1 unplaced genomic scaffold, ASM357369v1 unplaced-scaffold_32, whole genome shotgun sequence genome encodes:
- the LOC113341892 gene encoding uncharacterized protein LOC113341892, with the protein MVNELQIKRKEGNVGLKLDIMQAFDTVSWSFILEVFRQYGFSDSWFLVNGSPEGFFSIDRGLRQGDPLSPLIFELIEDVLSRNITKLFREGKMTTMVTRKGISPIHLFFADDIMIFCKGNMKSLRNLVTLLDSYQRASGQTVSREKSKINYGDGSLRRRANIAEFLGMPIANFPDRYLGVKVMPRAVKYHHISNVVEKIKEQLDGWKGRMLSFQDRVVLVKSVIASFSIHNIVVYKWPRKFVHQCEVAIRNFLWSGDSQVSRSFVVSYDKVCAPLNEGGLGITKMRVMNKALLMKLCWNIRTSKKIWACYLRAKFYGRNGQLVGYIKSSILPGFKWVHDSIGNENLDRSIQVSDCIHNGAWVFTDLVRQNMLVAGVDLTNLPVPMEGVDYTMWKPDYKGLFTVRSTKELVRRRYPVFEGTELLWRPSVHPALAARNWKLLREACATLDKIHEYSVRLKGYMYNSQEDLQLLSFFRVRHRSVKHAVLKECFWEPPRSNEIMLCCDVAARGNPGGAGAGVVVRDANANVIAAMSVGFGVQTNYLAELFCIIVGLEWAVKFESQNICIRTDSMSAVLVFSGDNNEVPWFLRSR; encoded by the exons ATGGTGAATGAACTTCAAATAAAGCGCAAGGAGGGTAATGTTGGTCTAAAGCTTGACATTATGCAAGCTTTTGATACTGTTAGCTGGTCTTTCATCTTGGAAGTTTTTAGACAGTACGGGTTTTCGGATAGTTGGT TCCTAGTTAATGGGAGCCcggaaggttttttcagtattgATAGGGGTTTGAGGCAGGGTGATCCTCTATCACCTTTGATTTTTGAGTTGATTGAGGACGTTTTAAGCAGGAATATTACGAAATTATTTCGTGAGGGAAAGATGACGACTATGGTTACCAGAAAAGGTATCTCTcctattcatttattttttgctgatgatattatgattttttgcaaaggAAACATGAAAAGTTTGAGGAACTTGGTTACTCTTCTTGATTCTTATCAACGTGCTTCAGGTCAAACTGTTAGTCGTGAAAAGAGTAAGATTAATTATGGTGATGGTTCTTTGAGGaggcgagcaaatattgctgaaTTTTTGGGCATGCCCATTGCTAATTTCCCAGATAGATATTTGGGGGTGAAAGTAATGCCAAGAGCAGTGAAATATCACCATATTAGTaatgtggttgagaagattaaagaGCAATTAGATGGATGGAAGGGTAGGATgctatcttttcaagatagagtggTGCTGGTCAAGTCGGTGATTGCGAGTTTTTCCATCCATAATATAGTTGTTTACAAATGGCCTAGAAAGTTCGTTCATCAATGTGAAGTTGCGATTCGAAACTTCTTATGGTCGGGTGATTCTCAGGTTAGTAGATCTTTTGTGGTTAGTTATGATAAGGTTTGTGCTCCTTTGAATGAAGGGGGTCTTGGGATTACTAAAATGAGGGTCATGAATAAAGCTTTACTTATGAAGTTGTGCTGGAATATTCGTACCTCCAAAAAGATATGGGCTTGTTACCTTCGTGCTAAGTTTTATGGTCGTAATGGCCAGTTGGTGGGATATATTAAATCTTCCATTCTTCCGGGTTTTAAATGGGTTCATG ATAGTATTGGGAATGAGAATTTGGACCGTAGCATACAAGTCAGTGACTGTATTCATAATGGGGCGTGGGTTTTCACTGATTTGGTGCGGCAGAATATGTTAGTTGCTGGGGTCGATTTAACTAACCTGCCAGTTCCGATGGAAGGTGTAGATTACACTATGTGGAAACCAGATTACAAGGGATTGTTTACTGTTCGTTCAACCAAGGAGTTGGTCAGGCGTAGATATCCTGTTTTTGAGGGAACTGAGCTGTTGTGGAGGCCGTCTGTTCATCCCGCTTTAGCAGCCAGAAACTGGAAACTGTTGAGGGAAGCGTGTGCAACGCTTGATAAG ATTCATGAATACTCGGTCAGGCTTAAGGGTTATATGTATAATTCTCAAGAGGATTTACAGCTCTTATCTTTCTTTAGAGTTAGGCATCGAAGTGTAAAGCATGCAGTTCTAAAAGAATGCTTTTGGGAGCCTCCTAGAAGCAATGAGATTATGTTATGTTGTGATGTAGCAGCGCGGGGCAATCCAGGGGGAGCGGGTGCTGGAGTGGTTGTTCGTGATGCCAATGCTAATGTGATTGCTGCAATGAGCGTTGGGTTTGGAGTTCAAACCAACTATTTGGCTGAATTATTTTGTATCATAGTTGGTTTGGAATGGGCCGTCAAGTTTGAAAGCCAAAATATTTGCATTAGAACAGACTCTATGAGTGCTGTTTTGGTGTTCTCCGGCGACAACAATGAAGTTCCTTGGTTTCTTCGTTCTAGATGA